Proteins encoded in a region of the Rutidosis leptorrhynchoides isolate AG116_Rl617_1_P2 chromosome 9, CSIRO_AGI_Rlap_v1, whole genome shotgun sequence genome:
- the LOC139868919 gene encoding uncharacterized protein, translated as MRSPNAHDVARLYSAHEERRGFRGMLGSVDCMHWEWRNCPVAFKEQYTRACFFGMAGSNNDINVLNQSPIFDKLKNGTFSSALFEVNGHEYSKGYYLADGIYPDWATLVKGYSCPTEEPTIKFTRFQASARKDIERAFGVLQGRVHIIRIASRSMSVNRIRRVIECCLILHNMILEDNNFVLSKWEEIFTTEEMENGMERIRNRGRDRDIIAREIRDRDMHNQLTEDLVEHIWNLPPTFRNAN; from the exons ATGCGATCTCCGAATGCACATGATGTTGCTAGATTATATAGTGCACACGAGGAGAGACGTGGGTTTAGGGGTATGCTCGGGAGTGTAGATTGTATGCACTGGGAGTGGAGGAATTGTCCTGTTGCTTTCAAAGAACAATACACTCGAG CATGCTTTTTTGGGATGGCGGGTTCCAACAATGATATTAACGTTTTGAACCAATCACCTATATTTGATAAACTTAAGAACGGAACATTTTCATCCGCACTATTTGAGGTAAATGGGCATGAATATAGCAAAGGATATTACCTTGCGGATGGTATATATCCCGATTGGGCAACTTTAGTTAAAGGATATTCATGTCCTACTGAAGAACCAACGATTAAGTTTACTAGATTTCAAGCTAGTGCCCGAAAGGATATAGAGAGGGCATTTGGGGTTCTTCAAGGTCGTGTTCATATTATACGCATAGCTTCACGAAGTATGTCAGTTAACAGGATACGAAGAGTGATTGAATGTTGTCTCATATTACATAACATGATACTTGAAGATAACAACTTTGTACTTTCTAAATGGGAAGAAATATTCACTACCGAAGAAATGGAAAACGGTATGGAACGTATACGGAACAGAGGACGAGATCGAGACATCATCGCAAGAGAAATAAGGGATCGAGACATGCACAACCAACTTACCGAGGATTTAGTCGAGCATATCTGGAACCTTCCACCAACTTTTCGCAATgcgaattaa
- the LOC139868920 gene encoding protein EARLY STARVATION 1, chloroplastic-like, whose amino-acid sequence MPLLVDTGIANEKDWGISLNEHVNESGVNEDGSTWYRESGEDLGENGFKCRWAKMGGQSDDGSSEWKETWWEKSDWSGYKELGVEKSGKNSKGDSWWETWREVLHQDEWSSLARIERSAQKQAKSGTENAGWYENWWEKYDAKGWTEKGAHKYGRLNEQSWWEKWGENYDGRGSVLKWTDKWAETELGTKWGDKWEEKFFAGVGSRQGETWRVSPGEERWSRTWGEEHFGNGKVHKYGKSTTGENWDIVVDEETHYEAEPHYGWADVVGDSNQLLSIQPQEKPPGVYPYPDFGPPSSPPSEPKDDF is encoded by the exons atgccaTTACTTGTGG ACACTGGTATTGCAAACGAGAAGGATTGGGGGATCAGTTTAAATGAACATGTGAATGAATCTGGAGTCAATGAAGATGGTAGTACTTGGTATAGAGAAAGTGGTGAAGATTTAGGTGAAAATGGATTTAAATGTAGATGGGCAAAAATGGGTGGTCAGAGTGATGATGGCTCTTCAGAATGGAAAGAAAcg TGGTGGGAGAAAAGTGATTGGAGCGGTTACAAAGAGCtag GTGTTGAAAAATCCGGAAAAAATTCCAAAGGGGATTCATGGTGGGAAACATGGCGAGAAGTTCTCCATCAAGATGAATGGAG TAGTTTAGCAAGGATCGAAAGAAGTGCACAAAAACAAGCAAAATCAGGGACAGAAAATGCGGGTTGGTATGAGAATTG GTGGGAGAAATATGATGCGAAAGGGTGGACTGAAAAAGGAGCACATAAATACGGTAGACTTAATGAACAATCATGGTGGGAGAAATGGGGAGAAAACTATGATGGAAGAGGATCGGTCCTCAAATG GACTGACAAATGGGCCGAGACAGAACTTGGAACCAAATGGGGAGACAAATGGGAAGAGAAATTTTTTGCGGGTGTCGGTTCTCGTCAAGGAGAAACGTGGCGCGTGTCGCCTGGCGAGGAAC GATGGTCAAGAACGTGGGGCGAGGAACACTTTGGAAACGG AAAGGTGCACAAGTACGGAAAAAGCACCACTGGTGAAAATTGGGATATTGTTGTAGATGAAGAAACTCATTACGA GGCGGAACCCCATTACGGGTGGGCAGATGTTGTCGGTGACTCGAACCAGCTGCTTTCGATCCAGCCACAAGAGAAACCACCGGGTGTGTATCCATATCCTGATTTTGGGCCGCCATCTTCTCCTCCATCTGAGCCTAAAGATGATTTTTAG